In one Arthrobacter jinronghuae genomic region, the following are encoded:
- a CDS encoding ExeM/NucH family extracellular endonuclease has protein sequence MRPFPWKAALGTALSAGLLAAPLTAFPAYAQDGNAAVPGIIINEAYLSGGSANAPFNTKFVELYNPTSEPVSLDGWSLQYRAAGATAAPTGVGTLSGSIAPGGYYLVSGASNGTTGAALPNADATIGASFAGGGGTLILSNQGTRIDPLPTGSVIGAPGVVDLVGYGTSNTFETAGAAAPAGNSDPKSLNRAGFADTNNNAADFTLSTSVTPTSSAGTAPTVPAPTPTPTTPAPVPVPGDAVPIAEIQGTSAASPLTGQTVTTRGKVTGVYATGGFNGYYIQTPGTGGDINPATHTASEGIFIFSAATAGQVTAGDYVEVTGTVGEYYNLTQLTVADGAMTKLSEAAPEVKPAAVAWPATEEQRETFEGMLLAPQGEFTVTDNFSLNQYAEIGLAAGDSPLVQPTAEAAVGTPEHAAVIADNAARAVKLDDGASTNFLNAANQGTPLPYLTPENPVRVGAAATFSTGVILDFRNSAWKFQPLTELTQANAATATPASFTNTRTAAPESVGGNLKLASFNVLNYFTTTGDTLSGCTFYKNRSGEPVTVNGGCDARGAANAANLERQQAKIVAAINALGADVVSLMEVENSAAFGKDRDDALSRLVAALNAQAPGTWDYVRSPADLPADEDVIRSAFIYRTGTAEPVGESTILDDEAAFSNAREPLAQAFRPAGGEDGTEILAVTNHFKSKGSAPASGENADTGQGGWNADRVRQAQALVDFAGTESEAAGTDKVFLLGDFNAYHAEDPIKVLADAGYVDLGATTGKHSYAFGGTVGSLDHILASPAANEAVTGTDIWNINSVESVAFEYSRYNYNATDFYAPDPYRASDHDPILVGMDLTAEGTDTATLNLLNINDFHGRIDANTVPFAGTVEELKAGAPEGSSLFLSAGDNIGASLFASSAQQDQPTIDVLNALGLQASAVGNHEFDGGFADLTGRVDAAAQFPYLGSNVYTKGTTTPALQEYEIIDVNGVDVAVIGAITQETASLVSPGGISNLDFGDPVEAVNRVAEQLVEQGLADVIIAEYHEGAGSGTPDGATLDQELAAGGAFAEIVNDTTPLVDAIYTGHTHKQYAWDAAIPGEDGKTRPVVQTGSYGEFIGQIRLEYNEETDEVTSYTAANVARTKTAAPELVAAYPAVAEVKRIVDAALAHSAEVGNQTVGSVTADITSAFVGTARDDRSSESTLGGLVADSLLSTLAAPERGGAEIGVTNPGGLRAELYYGEDGVITYAEANAVLPFVNNLWTTTLTGAQLKTMLEQQWQPEGSSRAFLALGLSDNITYTFDPDQPRGSRIQSVTINGAAMDPARDYRVGTFSFLAQGGDNFTVFAEGKDTRDTGLVDRDAWISYISANSPLSPDFARQGVVVKGAPTAVKAGTEATFTVGQLDLTSLGSPANTSLAVSFVDAAGTSTALGTVPVSAGSATVTATVPASASGAGSLVLTAAGSGTTVTLPVTVEKAAAPAPTPLFADVPVGIQFYDDIQWMATQGISTGWTEANGTKTYRPLERANRDAMAAFMYRLAGSPDFTPPQKSPFSDVSIENQFYKEITWLASTGISTGWTEANGTKTYRPLQPVSRDAMAAFMYRLAGSPDFTPPQKSPFSDVPTGNQFYKEIAWMASTGISTGWTEANGSQTYRPYEPVKRDAMAAFMNRYHSKFGL, from the coding sequence ATGAGACCTTTCCCATGGAAGGCCGCGCTCGGGACCGCCCTGTCAGCAGGCCTTCTCGCCGCCCCGCTGACCGCATTCCCGGCCTACGCACAGGACGGCAACGCCGCCGTCCCCGGCATCATCATCAACGAGGCCTATCTGTCCGGCGGCAGCGCCAACGCCCCGTTCAACACCAAGTTCGTGGAGCTCTACAACCCCACCAGTGAACCGGTGAGCCTGGACGGCTGGTCCCTCCAGTACCGGGCCGCCGGCGCCACCGCGGCGCCCACCGGCGTCGGCACCCTCTCCGGCAGCATCGCTCCGGGCGGATATTACCTGGTTTCCGGCGCCAGCAACGGCACCACCGGCGCGGCCCTCCCGAACGCCGACGCCACCATCGGCGCCAGCTTCGCCGGAGGCGGCGGCACCCTGATTCTCTCGAACCAGGGCACCCGTATTGATCCGCTGCCCACCGGCTCGGTCATCGGCGCTCCCGGCGTGGTGGACCTGGTTGGCTACGGCACCTCCAACACCTTCGAGACCGCAGGCGCGGCCGCACCGGCTGGCAACTCGGATCCGAAGTCGCTGAACCGTGCCGGGTTCGCAGATACGAACAACAACGCCGCCGACTTCACCCTCAGCACGTCGGTCACCCCCACGTCTTCGGCCGGCACGGCTCCCACCGTGCCCGCCCCGACCCCCACACCCACCACGCCGGCACCGGTGCCGGTCCCGGGCGACGCGGTTCCGATCGCAGAGATCCAGGGCACCAGCGCGGCCAGCCCGCTGACCGGCCAGACGGTCACAACCCGCGGCAAGGTCACGGGCGTCTACGCCACCGGCGGCTTCAACGGCTACTACATCCAGACCCCGGGTACAGGCGGTGACATCAACCCGGCCACGCACACCGCATCGGAAGGCATCTTCATCTTCTCCGCGGCAACTGCGGGCCAGGTGACCGCCGGCGACTACGTCGAGGTCACCGGTACCGTAGGCGAGTACTACAACCTCACGCAGCTCACCGTCGCCGACGGCGCCATGACGAAGCTCAGCGAAGCGGCGCCCGAGGTGAAGCCCGCCGCCGTAGCCTGGCCGGCAACCGAGGAACAGCGCGAGACCTTCGAGGGCATGCTGCTGGCGCCTCAGGGCGAGTTCACCGTCACCGATAACTTTTCACTGAACCAGTACGCTGAAATCGGCCTCGCCGCCGGCGATTCTCCGCTTGTCCAGCCGACCGCTGAAGCTGCCGTTGGAACTCCGGAGCACGCCGCCGTCATAGCGGACAACGCTGCCCGTGCCGTAAAGCTCGACGACGGCGCCAGCACCAACTTCCTCAACGCCGCCAACCAGGGCACGCCCCTGCCCTACCTGACACCGGAAAACCCGGTTCGGGTGGGTGCCGCGGCTACCTTCAGCACCGGCGTGATCCTGGACTTCCGCAACAGCGCCTGGAAATTCCAGCCGTTGACCGAACTGACGCAGGCCAACGCGGCCACCGCCACGCCGGCGTCGTTCACCAACACCCGCACTGCGGCACCCGAGAGCGTGGGCGGCAACCTGAAGCTCGCGTCCTTCAACGTGCTGAACTACTTCACCACCACGGGTGACACACTGTCCGGCTGCACCTTCTACAAGAACCGCAGCGGCGAACCCGTGACCGTCAACGGAGGCTGCGACGCCCGCGGCGCCGCCAACGCCGCGAACCTGGAACGCCAGCAGGCCAAAATCGTGGCCGCGATCAACGCCCTGGGCGCCGACGTCGTGTCACTGATGGAGGTGGAGAACTCCGCTGCCTTCGGCAAGGACCGCGATGACGCCCTGTCCCGCCTGGTGGCAGCCCTGAACGCACAGGCACCGGGAACCTGGGACTACGTCCGCTCCCCCGCGGACCTGCCCGCTGATGAAGACGTCATCCGCTCCGCCTTCATCTACCGCACCGGAACCGCCGAGCCCGTCGGCGAATCCACCATCCTGGACGACGAAGCGGCCTTCTCCAACGCCCGCGAACCGCTGGCTCAGGCCTTCCGCCCCGCCGGCGGCGAAGACGGCACGGAAATCCTCGCCGTCACCAACCACTTCAAGTCCAAGGGGTCGGCACCCGCCTCGGGCGAAAATGCCGACACCGGCCAGGGCGGCTGGAACGCAGACCGCGTCCGGCAGGCGCAGGCACTGGTGGACTTCGCCGGGACCGAGTCGGAAGCAGCCGGCACGGACAAGGTGTTCCTGCTGGGCGATTTCAATGCCTACCACGCGGAGGATCCCATCAAGGTGCTGGCTGACGCCGGCTACGTTGACCTCGGCGCAACCACAGGTAAGCACTCCTACGCCTTCGGCGGGACCGTCGGCAGCCTGGACCACATCCTGGCCTCCCCGGCAGCCAATGAAGCTGTCACGGGAACGGATATCTGGAACATCAACTCCGTGGAGTCGGTGGCCTTCGAATACAGCCGCTACAACTACAACGCCACCGATTTCTACGCACCGGATCCCTACCGGGCCTCGGACCATGACCCGATCCTCGTCGGCATGGACCTGACCGCCGAAGGTACGGACACCGCCACGCTGAACCTGCTGAACATCAATGACTTCCACGGACGGATTGATGCCAACACGGTGCCGTTCGCCGGAACCGTTGAAGAGCTGAAGGCCGGCGCACCGGAGGGCAGCTCACTGTTCCTGTCCGCCGGTGACAACATCGGCGCGTCCCTGTTCGCCTCCTCGGCGCAGCAGGACCAGCCCACCATCGATGTCCTGAACGCCCTTGGGCTGCAGGCCTCGGCGGTCGGCAACCATGAGTTCGACGGCGGTTTCGCGGACCTGACGGGCCGCGTCGACGCAGCCGCGCAGTTCCCCTACTTGGGCTCCAACGTCTACACCAAGGGCACCACCACTCCTGCGCTGCAGGAGTACGAGATCATCGACGTCAACGGGGTGGATGTTGCCGTTATCGGTGCGATCACCCAGGAGACTGCAAGCCTGGTCAGCCCGGGCGGAATCAGCAACCTGGACTTCGGTGATCCGGTGGAAGCGGTCAACCGCGTAGCCGAGCAGTTGGTGGAGCAGGGCCTTGCCGACGTGATCATCGCCGAATACCACGAGGGTGCCGGCAGCGGCACTCCCGACGGCGCCACCCTGGATCAGGAACTGGCTGCCGGAGGTGCCTTCGCGGAGATCGTGAATGACACCACCCCGCTGGTCGATGCCATCTACACCGGGCACACCCACAAGCAGTACGCCTGGGATGCAGCCATTCCCGGCGAAGACGGCAAAACCCGTCCCGTGGTGCAGACCGGTTCCTACGGTGAATTCATCGGCCAGATCCGGCTCGAATACAACGAAGAAACCGACGAAGTGACGTCCTACACCGCGGCCAACGTGGCCCGCACCAAGACGGCCGCACCGGAACTGGTAGCCGCCTACCCGGCCGTGGCCGAAGTAAAGCGGATTGTCGACGCCGCCCTGGCCCACTCGGCTGAGGTGGGCAACCAGACCGTCGGCTCCGTCACCGCGGACATCACCTCGGCCTTCGTGGGCACTGCCCGCGATGACCGCAGCTCCGAATCCACCCTCGGCGGACTGGTGGCCGACTCGCTCCTGTCCACCCTTGCCGCACCCGAACGCGGCGGCGCCGAAATCGGCGTCACCAACCCGGGCGGCCTGCGCGCAGAGCTTTACTACGGCGAGGACGGCGTCATTACCTACGCCGAGGCCAACGCGGTCCTGCCCTTCGTCAACAACCTCTGGACCACCACGCTGACCGGTGCCCAGCTGAAGACGATGCTGGAGCAGCAGTGGCAGCCGGAAGGCAGTTCACGCGCCTTCCTGGCCCTCGGCCTTTCCGACAACATCACCTACACCTTCGACCCGGACCAGCCCCGCGGCTCACGGATCCAGAGCGTCACCATCAACGGTGCTGCCATGGACCCGGCCCGCGACTACCGGGTGGGTACGTTCAGCTTCCTGGCCCAGGGCGGAGATAACTTCACCGTCTTCGCGGAAGGCAAGGACACCCGCGACACCGGTTTGGTGGACCGCGACGCCTGGATCAGTTACATCTCGGCCAACAGTCCGCTGTCCCCCGACTTTGCCCGTCAGGGCGTAGTCGTCAAGGGTGCACCCACCGCGGTCAAGGCAGGCACGGAGGCGACGTTCACCGTCGGCCAGCTGGACCTGACGTCGCTCGGCAGCCCTGCGAACACGTCGCTGGCAGTCAGCTTCGTGGATGCTGCCGGGACCTCCACGGCCCTGGGCACGGTACCGGTCAGCGCCGGTTCCGCCACAGTTACCGCGACGGTTCCCGCGTCGGCTTCCGGCGCCGGGTCCCTGGTGCTGACGGCTGCTGGATCCGGCACCACGGTGACCTTGCCGGTCACGGTCGAGAAGGCTGCGGCGCCTGCGCCGACGCCGCTGTTCGCCGACGTGCCTGTGGGAATCCAGTTCTACGACGACATCCAGTGGATGGCGACCCAGGGGATCTCCACCGGCTGGACGGAAGCCAACGGCACCAAGACGTACCGTCCCTTGGAGCGTGCGAACCGAGACGCGATGGCGGCCTTTATGTACAGGCTGGCCGGAAGCCCGGATTTCACCCCGCCGCAGAAATCCCCGTTCTCGGATGTTTCCATCGAGAACCAGTTCTACAAGGAAATCACCTGGCTGGCGTCCACCGGCATCTCCACCGGCTGGACGGAAGCCAACGGCACCAAGACGTATCGTCCCTTGCAGCCTGTGAGCCGAGACGCGATGGCTGCCTTTATGTACAGGCTGGCCGGAAGCCCGGATTTCACTCCGCCGCAGAAATCCCCGTTCTCGGATGTGCCCACCGGCAACCAGTTCTACAAAGAGATCGCATGGATGGCGTCTACCGGCATCTCCACCGGCTGGACGGAAGCCAACGGCAGCCAAACATACCGTCCATACGAGCCAGTGAAGCGCGACGCGATGGCAGCTTTCATGAATCGCTACCACTCTAAGTTCGGCCTCTGA